In Aptenodytes patagonicus chromosome 12, bAptPat1.pri.cur, whole genome shotgun sequence, a genomic segment contains:
- the CD74 gene encoding HLA class II histocompatibility antigen gamma chain isoform X1 codes for MAEEQRDLISDHGSGVVNIRDTQRSALGHKAALSTLSILVALLIAGQAVTVYFVYQQSGQISKLSKTSQTLQLEALQRKLPASAKPVSKMKIAMVSMPRAMQVLPLDHSAGDMDTAPASNKTEDQVKHLLLQADPRKMFPKLKDNLMDNLKSLKKTMTDADWKSFESWMHKWLLFEMAKNPQPEERKAIPAEQVQTKCQAEANSGGVRPGYFHPQCDENGDYLPKQCNAATGYCWCSYKNGTRIEGTATRKKLDCPDAATVEPEEMMFSGVEMLKLGADKAN; via the exons GTCTGCGTTGGGCCACAAAGCCGCCCTCTCCACTCTCTCCATCCTGGTGGCCCTGCTGATCGCCGGCCAGGCCGTCACCGTCTACTTCGTCTATCAGCAGAGCGGGCAGATCAGCAAGCTGTCCAAGACCTCCCAGACCCTGCAGCTGGAGGCGCTGCAGAGGAAGCTGCCTGCCA GTGCCAAGCCGGTGAGCAAGATGAAGATTGCCATGGTGAGCATGCCCCGGGCCATGCAGGTCCTGCCTCTTGACCACTCTGCAGGCGACATG GACACGGCCCCCGCTAGCAACAAAACCGAGGACCAAGTGAAGCACCTGCTGCTG CAAGCAGACCCCAGGAAGATGTTCCCGAAACTGAAGGACAACCTGATGGACAACCTGAAAAGCCTGAAGAAGACCATGACTGATGCGGACTGGAAG TCCTTTGAATCCTGGATGCACAAGTGGCTGCTGTTTGAAATGGCCAAGAACCCCCAGCCGGAGGAGCGTAAGGCGATCCCGGCGGAGCAAG TGCAAACTAAATGCCAGGCGGAGGCCAATTCTGGGGGTGTCCGGCCGGGTTACTTCCACCCGCAGTGCGATGAGAACGGCGACTACCTGCCCAAGCAGTGCAATGCCGCCACGGGCTACTGCTGGTGCTCCTACAAAAATGGCACCAGGATTGAGGGCACTGCCACTCGGAAAAAGCTGGACTGCCCCG ATGCTGCCACCGTGGAGCCGGAGGAGATGATGTTCTCCGGGGTGGAGATGCTCAAGCTGGGTGCGGATAAAG CCAACTAG